A single region of the Gopherus evgoodei ecotype Sinaloan lineage chromosome 3, rGopEvg1_v1.p, whole genome shotgun sequence genome encodes:
- the GLO1 gene encoding lactoylglutathione lyase, with the protein MRKRPGSCISAVDTVLNLPACLFSSSNFNMSEQPELSGLSDEAAVNICSSPDPSTKDFLLQQTMLRIKDPKKSLDFYTRILGMTLLQKCDFPTMKFSLYFLAYEDKNDIPKDANERTAWTFSRKATLELTHNWGTENDENQSYHNGNSDPRGFGHIGIAVPDVAAACKRFEELGVKFVKRPDDGKMKGLAFIQDPDGYWIEILNPNHMVTLI; encoded by the exons ATGAGAAAACGCCCCGGGAGTTGTATTAGCGCTGTAGATACGGTTCTTAATCTCCCGGCGTGCCTGTTTAGCAGTTCCAATTTCAACATGTCGGAACAGCCGGAGCTCAGCGGCCTCAGCGATGAAGCAGCCGTCAACATCTGCTCCAGCCCGGATCCCAGTACCAAG GATTTTCTGTTGCAGCAGACAATGTTGCGAATAAAAGATCCTAAGAAGTCACTGGATTTTTATACAAGAATTCTTGGAATGAC ATTGCTCCAAAAATGTGACTTTCCCACTATGaaattttcactttattttttggCTTATGAAGATAAAAATGATATCCCAAAAGATGCAAATGAGAGAACAGCTTGGACTTTCTCTAGAAAGGCTACACTTGAACTAACACA TAATTGGGGCACTGAAAATGATGAAAATCAGTCTTACCACAATGGCAATTCAGATCCTCGAGGTTTTG GTCACATTGGAATTGCAGTCCCTGATGTAGCTGCAGCTTGTAAGAGGTTTGAAGAGCTGGGAGTGAAATTTGTGAAGAGACCAGATGATG GTAAAATGAAAGGACTTGCATTTATTCAGGATCCTGATGGCTACTGGATTGAAATTTTGAATCCTAACCACATGGTGACCCTCATCTAG